The following proteins are encoded in a genomic region of Arachis ipaensis cultivar K30076 chromosome B02, Araip1.1, whole genome shotgun sequence:
- the LOC107625422 gene encoding probable glycerol-3-phosphate dehydrogenase [NAD(+)] 1, cytosolic, giving the protein MVGSITGTVTNAHSNSNGNGNGSVQNLNCLEEKLEELRSLLGKSNSDPLKIVSVGAGAWGSVFAALLQDSYGQFREKVQIRIWRRPGRAVDRATAEHLFEVINSREDVLRRLIRRCAYLKYVEARLGDRTLLADEILKDGFCLNMIETPLCPLKVVTNLQEAVWDADIVVNGLPSTETREIFEEISKYWKERITMPVIISLSKGIEAALDPLPHIITPTKMISQATGLPMENILYLGGPNIASEIYNKEYANARICGAEKWRKPLAKFLRQPHFIVWDNSDLITHEVMGGLKNVYAIGAGMVAALTNESATSKSVYFAHCTSEMIFITHLLAEEPEKLAGPLLADTYVTLLKGRNAWYGQMLAKGALSPDMGDSISGKGMIQGVSAVKAFFELLSQSSLNVLHPEENKPVAPVELCPILKTLYKILISREQSSQAILQALRDENLNDPRERIEIAQSHVFYRPSLLGKP; this is encoded by the exons ATGGTAGGAAGCATTACCGGAACAGTTACCAATGCTCACTCGAACAGTAACGGTAACGGTAACGGATCTGTTCAGAACTTGAATTGCTTAGAGGAGAAGCTTGAGGAGCTACGCAGCCTTCTTGGAAAATCCAACAGTGACCCGCTGAAAATCGTTAGCGTCGGAGCTGGCGCCTGGGGAAGTGTCTTCGCGGCATTGCTTCAAGATTCGTACGGACAATTCCGGGAGAAGGTTCAGATCAGGATATGGAGAAGGCCGGGCAGGGCGGTGGACAGGGCCACGGCGGAGCATCTTTTTGAAGTAATAAACTCGAGAGAGGACGTTTTGCGGCGGTTGATCCGGCGCTGCGCGTACCTTAAGTACGTGGAGGCGAGGCTTGGTGACAGGACTTTGCTTGCAGATGAGATTCTAAAAGATGGATTCTGTTTGAACATGATTGAAACTCCTCTTTGCCCCTTGAAAGTTGTAACTAACTTGCAGGAAGCTGTTTGGGACGCTGATATTGTTGTCAATGGCTTGCCTTCTACCGAGACACGCGAGATTTTCGAAGAGATTAGTAagtattggaaggagaggatcaCAATGCCTGTCATAATCTCTCTTTCAAAGGGTATAGAGGCTGCACTCGATCCTCTTCCGCATATTATAACTCCAACCAAAATGATTAGCCAAGCAA CTGGATTGCCTATGGAGAACATACTTTATCTTGGGGGTCCAAATATAGCATCTGAAATCTACAACAAGGAGTATGCTAATGCTCGCATATGTGGTGCTGAGAAATGGAGGAAACCTCTGGCAAAGTTCCTAAGACAACCTCATTTTATAGTCTGGGACAACAGTGACCTTATCACTCATGAAGTCATGGGTGGCTTGAAAAATGTATATGCAATTGGGGCAG GAATGGTAGCTGCCCTTACAAATGAGAGTGCGACAAGTAAATCCGTATACTTCGCACATTGCACATCGGAGATGATATTTATCACTCATTTGTTGGCTGAAGAACCTGAGAAACTCGCAGGGCCATTATTAGCTGACACTTATGTGACTTTGTTAAAAGGGCGTAATGCATGGTATGGCCAGATGCTTGCTAAGGGCGCATTAAGCCCAGACATGGGTGACAGCATTAGTGGCAAAGGAATGATTCAG GGTGTTTCTGCAGTGAAGGCATTCTTTGAACTTCTGAgccaatcaagcttgaatgtgttgCACCCTGAAGAAAACAAACCTGTTGCCCCTGTTGAGCTCTGCCCAATCCTCAAGACATTATATAAGATATTGATATCAAG GGAACAATCATCACAAGCTATTCTCCAGGCCCTGAGGGATGAGAATCTTAATGATCCCCGTGAACGCATTGAGATTGCACAAAGCCATGTCTTTTATAGGCCTTCACTTCTTGGAAAACCATGA